The Staphylococcus sp. KG4-3 genome has a window encoding:
- a CDS encoding S1C family serine protease, with amino-acid sequence MKDNKKHVIPKEKYGRKRREYFHNEEREQRVQFERKARKQRAEKAEELAKNNEERVKENLRKARIEKLTQEEIQQQQQVMKERNNGKASDQNHINETPKDSQQKETKTEVESEKTPAANLNEPHASTKDYQNDKGQHNKEAKHSHSERKDKPKDTHDDHFYSEEAQQSRVNNYIEDENESKPQHNIGVSNESQHHRKMASQQKDDQSQSFTDRVKYFFMEQWAQILIVIAVVLLLILIQAIFSNVDNNGNTKDHVFLNNSDKDKTYTATMKSANSAIHSVVTVENDTSDDSSSAEKETQEAGKENELGSGVVYKKVGDSIFIMTNAHVVGDKKEQKITYGNNDYSIGKVIGTDKFSDIAVIKAKVKSGSDVKAIKMGDSSTLVLGEPIIVVGNPLGVDFKGSVSEGIVSGLNRHVPVDIDKDDKFDVLMSAFQMDAPVNPGNSGGGVIDKNGKLIGIASLKIDMDNVEGIAFAIPVNDAESIAKQLEAKGEVIYPNTGVELANIADVDDATRQSINLPDDVNNGVLIGNIKADSIGEKSGLQKNDVIVELDGKEVEDNLRYRQIIFSHKDDLKTLTAKVYRDGKVQDINIKLK; translated from the coding sequence GTGAAAGATAATAAAAAACATGTAATCCCAAAAGAAAAATACGGTCGTAAAAGACGCGAGTATTTTCATAATGAAGAGCGGGAACAACGTGTACAATTTGAGCGTAAAGCAAGAAAACAACGTGCTGAAAAAGCAGAAGAATTGGCCAAAAATAATGAAGAACGTGTAAAAGAGAATTTGAGGAAAGCACGAATTGAGAAATTGACTCAGGAAGAGATTCAACAGCAACAACAAGTTATGAAGGAACGTAACAATGGTAAGGCGAGTGACCAAAATCACATTAATGAAACGCCTAAAGATAGCCAGCAGAAAGAAACAAAAACTGAAGTTGAATCAGAAAAAACGCCTGCAGCAAATTTAAATGAACCACATGCATCAACTAAAGATTATCAGAACGATAAAGGACAACATAATAAAGAAGCAAAGCATAGTCATTCAGAAAGAAAAGATAAACCAAAAGATACCCATGACGACCATTTTTATTCTGAAGAAGCGCAACAATCTCGTGTAAATAACTATATAGAAGACGAAAATGAAAGTAAACCACAACATAATATTGGTGTAAGTAATGAATCACAACATCACAGAAAAATGGCTTCCCAACAAAAAGATGATCAATCACAGTCATTTACAGATAGAGTTAAGTACTTTTTCATGGAACAATGGGCGCAAATATTAATCGTCATTGCAGTTGTATTATTGTTGATATTGATTCAAGCAATCTTTAGTAATGTAGATAATAATGGAAATACAAAAGATCATGTATTTTTAAACAATAGTGATAAAGATAAAACTTATACTGCTACAATGAAAAGTGCAAATAGTGCAATTCATTCAGTTGTAACAGTAGAAAATGATACAAGTGATGATTCATCGTCTGCAGAGAAAGAGACACAGGAAGCAGGTAAAGAAAACGAATTAGGTTCAGGTGTCGTCTACAAAAAAGTAGGCGACTCTATTTTTATTATGACAAACGCACACGTTGTTGGTGATAAAAAAGAACAAAAGATTACATATGGTAATAATGACTATTCAATAGGTAAAGTGATTGGTACAGATAAATTTTCTGATATTGCAGTCATTAAAGCAAAAGTGAAATCAGGTAGCGATGTGAAAGCAATTAAAATGGGAGATTCAAGTACTTTAGTATTAGGCGAACCTATAATTGTGGTAGGTAACCCTTTAGGCGTTGATTTTAAAGGCAGTGTTTCAGAAGGTATTGTTTCAGGGTTAAATCGACACGTGCCAGTAGATATTGATAAAGATGATAAGTTCGATGTATTAATGAGTGCGTTCCAGATGGATGCACCTGTAAATCCAGGTAATTCTGGTGGCGGTGTAATTGATAAAAACGGTAAATTAATTGGTATAGCATCACTGAAAATTGACATGGATAATGTTGAAGGTATTGCCTTTGCTATTCCAGTCAATGATGCAGAATCAATTGCAAAACAACTTGAAGCTAAAGGTGAAGTAATATATCCTAATACTGGTGTAGAGTTGGCTAATATTGCAGATGTTGATGATGCGACAAGACAATCTATCAACTTACCTGATGATGTGAATAATGGTGTATTGATAGGGAACATCAAAGCTGATTCTATTGGAGAAAAATCTGGGTTGCAAAAAAATGATGTAATAGTAGAATTAGATGGTAAAGAAGTAGAAGATAATCTTAGATATAGACAAATCATTTTTAGTCATAAAGATGATTTAAAAACACTAACTGCAAAAGTATATAGAGATGGAAAAGTACAAGATATTAACATTAAATTGAAGTAG
- a CDS encoding TrkH family potassium uptake protein, with product MSIFNQLFKKSSPQQGIVMYYIIAIIVAFLLLNLPFVHKPGIKVDPIDSLFVAVSGVSVTGLSPVNIVETYTTFGQIIIMIILNIGGIGVMAIGTMLWVVLGKHIGMRERQLIMLDNNKDTMSGTVKLILDIVRTILIIEVVGAALLAFYFYRDTPDLQYAIMQGFFVAVSATTNGGLDITGQSLIPYANDYFVQTIVMFLIILGSIGFPVLIEVKAYIKNRIPNFRFSLFAKITTVTYLVLFVFGVIMILLLEYNHAFQNMSWHKSLFYALFQSATTRSAGLQTIDVSNFGEGTNVIMSILMFIGSSPSSVGGGIRTTTFAILILFLFNFSNNTEKLSIKAFNREIHTTDVQRSFAVFTMAGILTFASMIFILVVENGKITFLQAFFEVMSAFGTCGLSLGVTGDVNDMSKTALMVLMFIGRVGLISFIIMIGGRREPDKYHYPKERVQIG from the coding sequence TTGTCCATTTTCAATCAATTATTTAAAAAATCAAGCCCTCAACAAGGTATTGTGATGTATTATATTATAGCAATTATTGTAGCGTTTTTATTGCTGAATCTGCCTTTTGTTCATAAACCAGGTATAAAGGTAGATCCAATAGATTCACTATTTGTTGCTGTTTCTGGCGTAAGTGTTACAGGTCTTTCTCCAGTTAATATAGTTGAAACTTATACAACATTTGGTCAAATCATTATTATGATTATACTTAATATTGGTGGCATTGGCGTAATGGCAATAGGAACCATGTTATGGGTAGTATTAGGGAAACATATAGGTATGCGCGAACGCCAATTAATTATGTTAGATAATAACAAAGACACTATGAGTGGTACAGTTAAACTTATTTTAGATATTGTACGTACAATTTTAATTATAGAAGTAGTTGGTGCAGCACTTTTGGCTTTTTATTTCTATAGAGATACACCAGATTTACAATATGCCATTATGCAAGGATTCTTCGTTGCGGTATCTGCTACGACAAATGGTGGTTTAGACATAACTGGTCAATCATTAATACCATATGCAAATGATTATTTTGTACAAACGATTGTAATGTTTTTGATTATTTTAGGTTCAATTGGTTTTCCAGTTCTGATTGAAGTGAAGGCTTATATTAAAAATAGGATTCCTAATTTTAGATTTTCATTATTTGCTAAAATTACAACCGTTACATATTTAGTTTTATTTGTGTTCGGTGTGATTATGATTTTATTATTGGAATATAATCATGCATTTCAAAATATGAGTTGGCATAAGTCATTGTTTTATGCTTTATTCCAATCTGCAACTACTAGAAGTGCTGGATTGCAGACCATTGATGTAAGCAATTTTGGTGAAGGTACAAATGTTATTATGAGTATTTTAATGTTTATTGGTTCATCTCCAAGTTCGGTAGGTGGAGGAATCAGAACAACAACATTTGCTATTTTAATACTATTCCTATTTAACTTTAGTAATAATACAGAAAAATTATCAATTAAAGCATTTAATCGTGAAATTCATACTACAGATGTTCAACGTTCATTTGCAGTATTTACGATGGCAGGAATATTAACCTTTGCAAGTATGATTTTTATACTTGTTGTGGAGAATGGAAAAATAACATTTTTACAAGCATTTTTTGAAGTAATGTCAGCATTCGGTACGTGTGGTTTATCTTTAGGTGTAACAGGCGATGTTAATGATATGTCGAAAACAGCACTTATGGTATTGATGTTTATTGGTCGTGTTGGATTAATCAGTTTCATTATTATGATTGGTGGGCGTCGTGAACCAGATAAATACCATTATCCAAAAGAGCGTGTACAGATAGGTTAA
- a CDS encoding bifunctional UDP-sugar hydrolase/5'-nucleotidase, whose product MKKSEKIAIDVITTSDMHSYFLNGDYGSNIYRAGTYVKAVREESDHVILLDSGGSLAGSLAAFYYAIVAPYKRHPMIKLMNAMQYDASGISPNEFKFGLSFFSRAVSLSRFPWLSANIEYKRTREPYFSTPYTIKEIEGVKIAIVGLTSDGLMEREHFEMEKDVQIEKTLLSSKRWIRFIHETEKPEFLIVIYHGGLNQLNKSANEHEQNVNEAEKLMQTLGVIDLLITGHQHQTFIGQNDKTVYVQAGQNAEQLIHVKIDFKKRTTSYELEDIQSQIIDLNEYHEDKDLLDLTFYDRKTVEHWSKEVLTTKDIDAKVEGLADVITKPHKFTQLLHDSIRLAFDYDISCIHLPISGEEGLSGTITNEELYNAHPHPDIPIDLTIKGQQIKDILEYCYGHIEFSKGELSLTIVDETLCTFWQGVDYIIDMKAEPFNRVTLQNIRLDHMYRVSMTDYCYRNYRQYLEDAVIHETGEITMVELISRNLKTQDYQIQQKQTFEVII is encoded by the coding sequence ATGAAAAAAAGTGAAAAGATTGCAATAGACGTTATCACAACTTCAGATATGCATAGTTATTTTCTTAACGGGGATTACGGCTCAAATATTTATAGAGCTGGTACTTATGTTAAAGCAGTAAGAGAAGAAAGCGACCATGTCATTCTATTAGATAGTGGTGGTAGTTTAGCAGGCTCTTTAGCAGCATTCTATTATGCTATAGTTGCACCATATAAACGTCATCCAATGATAAAATTGATGAATGCAATGCAATATGATGCAAGTGGTATTAGTCCCAATGAGTTTAAATTTGGTTTGTCATTCTTTTCAAGAGCAGTGTCACTATCTAGATTTCCATGGTTATCAGCCAATATTGAATATAAGCGAACACGTGAGCCTTATTTTTCTACACCATATACCATTAAAGAAATTGAAGGTGTCAAGATTGCAATAGTAGGTTTAACTTCCGATGGATTAATGGAAAGAGAACATTTTGAGATGGAAAAAGATGTTCAAATTGAAAAAACTTTATTATCCTCTAAACGTTGGATTCGATTTATTCATGAAACAGAGAAACCAGAATTTCTTATAGTGATTTATCACGGTGGTCTAAATCAATTAAATAAGTCAGCTAATGAGCATGAACAAAATGTAAATGAAGCGGAAAAATTAATGCAGACATTAGGGGTTATAGATTTATTGATTACCGGGCATCAACATCAAACGTTTATAGGCCAAAATGATAAAACAGTTTATGTTCAAGCTGGACAAAATGCTGAACAATTAATTCATGTTAAAATTGATTTTAAAAAACGTACTACATCATATGAGTTAGAAGATATTCAATCTCAGATTATTGATTTGAATGAATATCATGAAGATAAGGATTTATTAGATTTGACTTTTTATGACAGGAAAACGGTTGAACATTGGAGCAAGGAAGTCTTAACTACCAAAGATATTGATGCTAAAGTTGAGGGGTTGGCGGATGTTATCACTAAACCTCATAAATTTACACAGCTCTTACATGATAGTATACGATTAGCATTTGATTACGATATTTCATGTATACATTTACCTATAAGTGGCGAAGAGGGCTTGTCAGGGACAATAACGAATGAGGAACTATATAATGCACATCCTCATCCTGATATACCAATTGATTTAACGATAAAAGGTCAACAAATTAAAGATATTTTAGAATATTGTTATGGTCATATTGAGTTTAGCAAAGGTGAGCTTAGTTTAACTATTGTAGATGAAACACTTTGTACGTTTTGGCAAGGCGTAGACTATATTATAGATATGAAAGCGGAGCCGTTTAACCGCGTTACACTTCAAAATATTAGACTAGATCATATGTATCGTGTAAGTATGACGGATTACTGTTATAGAAATTATAGACAGTATTTAGAAGATGCTGTGATTCATGAAACTGGTGAAATCACAATGGTAGAATTAATTTCGCGTAATTTAAAAACCCAAGACTATCAAATTCAGCAAAAACAAACATTTGAGGTCATAATATAA
- a CDS encoding type II CAAX prenyl endopeptidase Rce1 family protein, translating to MNRLSKALIWFIVSFLVFHIILYVMWGEKQEYWYLYTGIMLIAGVSYVFYQRDIESKRLLTSLGIGIITGIVLIVIQLIIAAIATDIKYAELIKELTRTGVYYKWQMLVTLVFVIPCHELYMRTVLQKELLKLNLPSWLGIIITAFCSASLFYYLDNLWIVFFVFVVQIVLSVSYFYTRRIATTVIAQIVAVVILLIFNA from the coding sequence ATGAATAGACTTTCTAAGGCATTAATATGGTTTATCGTCAGTTTTCTTGTATTTCACATTATCTTATATGTTATGTGGGGTGAAAAACAAGAATATTGGTATCTATATACCGGTATCATGCTAATCGCAGGTGTTAGTTATGTTTTTTACCAGAGAGATATAGAGTCTAAACGACTACTGACGTCTTTAGGTATAGGTATCATTACAGGTATCGTGTTAATCGTTATTCAGCTTATTATCGCAGCTATAGCTACCGATATTAAATATGCTGAATTAATCAAAGAGCTAACACGTACTGGCGTGTATTATAAATGGCAAATGTTAGTTACATTAGTTTTTGTAATACCTTGTCACGAATTATATATGCGTACTGTATTACAAAAAGAATTACTTAAATTAAATTTACCTAGTTGGTTAGGTATTATAATTACAGCATTTTGTTCGGCTTCTTTATTTTACTATCTAGATAATTTATGGATTGTGTTCTTTGTATTTGTTGTACAAATCGTACTTTCAGTAAGTTATTTTTATACACGTCGAATTGCCACAACGGTTATTGCACAAATTGTTGCTGTTGTAATCTTATTAATATTTAACGCATAA
- a CDS encoding DUF2187 family protein — protein sequence MTVAEVGNIVEFYDGLKGRVEKINDNSVIVDLTIMENFEELDLPEKTVINHKRYTIVEQEG from the coding sequence ATGACTGTTGCAGAAGTTGGAAATATCGTAGAATTTTATGACGGCTTAAAAGGTCGAGTAGAAAAAATTAATGACAACTCAGTAATTGTTGATTTAACAATTATGGAGAACTTCGAAGAACTAGACTTGCCTGAAAAGACTGTCATTAATCATAAACGGTATACAATCGTTGAACAAGAAGGATAG
- a CDS encoding lipoate--protein ligase, whose protein sequence is MKFISNNNITDPTLNLAMEEYVLKNMSKDDSYFLFYINRPSIIIGKNQNTIEEVNQSYIDEQGIDVVRRISGGGAVYHDQGNLNFSFVTDDDGNSFHNFQKFTEPIVEALKSLGVDANLSGRNDIQVGEAKISGNAMVKVKDRMFSHGTLMLNSELDEVQNALRVNPAKIKSKGIKSVRSRVANISEFLDEPIDIDKFKEIILRSIFGETQVEEYKLTDEDWEKIEKLSNEKYRTWEWNYGRNPKYNFEREEKFEKGFVQIKLDVKKGRIEHAKIFGDFFGEGDITELENALEGTMHEFDSIEEALSNYDIYHYFGDIDRHELIRLMS, encoded by the coding sequence ATGAAGTTTATTAGTAACAATAATATTACAGATCCAACGCTTAATCTAGCAATGGAGGAATATGTATTAAAAAACATGTCAAAAGATGATAGTTATTTTTTATTTTATATAAATAGACCATCCATCATTATTGGGAAAAATCAAAATACTATTGAAGAAGTGAACCAATCATATATTGATGAACAAGGTATCGATGTTGTAAGACGTATATCTGGAGGGGGCGCAGTTTACCATGATCAAGGGAATTTAAACTTTAGTTTTGTTACGGATGATGATGGTAATAGTTTCCATAATTTCCAAAAATTTACTGAACCAATTGTTGAAGCATTGAAATCGCTTGGGGTTGATGCAAACTTAAGCGGAAGAAATGATATTCAAGTTGGTGAAGCTAAAATATCAGGAAATGCTATGGTAAAAGTAAAAGATCGCATGTTTAGTCATGGTACTTTAATGTTGAATAGTGAACTTGATGAAGTTCAGAATGCTTTAAGAGTGAACCCAGCAAAAATTAAATCTAAAGGTATTAAATCTGTAAGAAGTAGAGTTGCGAATATTTCTGAATTCTTAGATGAGCCGATAGATATAGATAAATTTAAAGAAATAATTTTAAGAAGCATTTTTGGAGAAACTCAAGTAGAAGAATATAAACTTACTGATGAAGATTGGGAAAAAATAGAAAAATTAAGCAATGAAAAATACCGTACTTGGGAATGGAATTATGGTAGAAATCCTAAATATAATTTTGAAAGAGAAGAAAAATTTGAAAAAGGTTTTGTACAGATTAAATTAGACGTAAAGAAAGGTCGTATAGAACACGCGAAAATTTTCGGTGATTTCTTTGGTGAAGGTGATATTACAGAATTAGAAAATGCATTAGAAGGTACAATGCATGAGTTTGATAGCATTGAAGAGGCACTTTCAAATTATGATATTTATCATTATTTTGGAGATATCGATAGGCATGAATTAATTAGACTCATGTCATAA
- a CDS encoding IDEAL domain-containing protein yields MKHNTHVKYNTLESFVSTINDLGIELIIDESLRNVRKQQLEQLIDNALKNKNENDFKRYTEEYRNLEEFLVG; encoded by the coding sequence ATGAAACACAATACACATGTAAAATACAATACATTAGAATCGTTTGTATCAACAATTAACGACTTAGGTATTGAATTAATCATCGATGAATCTTTACGTAATGTACGCAAGCAACAGTTAGAACAGCTTATCGATAATGCGCTTAAAAATAAAAACGAGAATGATTTCAAACGTTATACGGAAGAATATAGAAACTTGGAGGAATTCCTCGTTGGTTAA